From the genome of Gilliamella sp. wkB7, one region includes:
- the matP gene encoding macrodomain Ter protein MatP yields the protein MKYQQLENLECGWKWHYLVKRHLEGELITRYIEKSAAQHAVNELLLLEHNPKGVVNWINEHLNPDLDNRMKQTIRARRKRHFNAEQQNTRKKSIDLEFLVWQRLANLAKRRGCTLSQTITQLIEDAEQKEQYATKVSTIKEDLQSLLDAKLDDN from the coding sequence ATGAAATATCAACAATTAGAAAACCTTGAATGCGGTTGGAAATGGCACTATCTTGTAAAAAGGCATTTAGAGGGTGAGTTAATTACTCGTTATATCGAAAAAAGTGCTGCACAACATGCCGTAAATGAACTATTACTATTAGAACATAATCCAAAAGGAGTGGTTAATTGGATTAATGAGCATTTAAATCCCGATTTAGATAATCGAATGAAGCAAACTATTCGGGCTAGGCGAAAACGTCACTTTAATGCTGAACAACAAAATACAAGAAAAAAATCCATTGATTTGGAATTTTTAGTTTGGCAACGGCTCGCTAATTTAGCAAAACGCCGAGGCTGTACTTTGTCGCAAACCATTACACAACTTATTGAAGACGCTGAGCAAAAAGAACAATATGCAACAAAAGTATCGACAATCAAGGAAGATTTACAGTCGCTTCTTGATGCAAAGCTTGACGATAACTAA
- the topA gene encoding type I DNA topoisomerase, with amino-acid sequence MGKSLVIVESPAKAKTINKYLGKDFVVKSSVGHIRDLPVSGSSQRAEKTTKDKAEKKVKRSEKQVLVDRMSVDPYNGWKAHYEILPGKERVVAELKKLAKDADMIYLATDLDREGEAIAWHLKDVIGGEDSKYRRVVFNEITKTAIKNAFNEPAMLDMDRVNAQQARRFMDRVVGFMLSPLLWKKVARGLSAGRVQSVAVRLVVEREREIHAFIPEEYWDLFADLNTANNELLTMQVVQYKNEAFEPKDKVAIDIALAELNKNQYQVINIEEKPTKSNPTAPFITSTLQQAASTRLGFGVKKTMMLAQRLYEAGYITYMRTDSTNLSQDALTMVRDYIGQNFGDKYLPKSANVYSSKKNSQEAHEAIRPSDVNVIADNISDVEADACKLYQLIWRQFVACQMTSAEYNSTTLTVKSGDFTLKAKGRTLRFDGWTKVQPQLSKNSEDKILPRVAVNDELSLISLNPNQHFTKPPARYNEASLVKELEKREIGRPSTYATIISTIQDRGYVRLDNRRFYAEKIGEIVTDRLNENFNDLMSYDFTARMEHALDEIAHKKQEWREVLDQFFSDFSAHLEVAEQAPDKGGMQLNPLVLTPEIKCPNCGREMGIKTAGTGVFLACSGYALPPKERCKQTINLIPEHETLNILEEAETAETDALRALKRCPKCHTAMDSYLLDNERKLHICGNNPICDGSIIEKGNFKVKSYEGPIIECEKCGSEMHLKSGRFGLYMGCTNQDCKNTRKILKNGDVAPPKEDPVDLPELPCSKSDAHFVLRDGASGIFLAAHNFPKSRETRAPLIEELQRFKDRLPEKFIYLTQAPNKDPDGNPSIVRFSRKSKQQYVTSEVNGKSTGWVMQYIDGKWVNSKK; translated from the coding sequence ATGGGAAAATCCCTTGTTATTGTGGAATCACCAGCCAAAGCAAAAACGATCAATAAATATCTAGGCAAAGATTTCGTGGTTAAATCAAGTGTGGGACATATTCGTGACCTTCCAGTAAGTGGGAGTAGTCAACGTGCCGAAAAAACCACAAAAGATAAAGCTGAGAAAAAAGTTAAACGTTCAGAAAAACAGGTTTTAGTCGACCGAATGAGTGTCGACCCTTATAATGGCTGGAAAGCGCATTACGAAATTTTACCCGGTAAAGAACGGGTTGTTGCTGAACTAAAAAAACTTGCTAAAGATGCTGACATGATCTACCTCGCAACTGACTTGGATAGAGAAGGGGAAGCAATTGCGTGGCATCTAAAAGATGTAATAGGGGGTGAAGACAGTAAATATCGTCGTGTAGTATTTAACGAAATTACTAAAACCGCGATTAAAAATGCGTTCAATGAACCTGCTATGTTAGATATGGATCGCGTTAATGCTCAGCAAGCTCGTCGTTTTATGGATCGGGTTGTAGGCTTTATGCTATCACCTTTACTTTGGAAAAAAGTGGCAAGAGGATTATCAGCAGGGCGTGTACAATCCGTTGCTGTTCGATTAGTGGTTGAGCGTGAACGTGAAATTCATGCCTTTATTCCAGAAGAGTACTGGGATCTGTTTGCCGATCTAAATACAGCCAATAATGAACTGTTAACGATGCAAGTTGTTCAATATAAAAATGAAGCCTTTGAACCAAAAGATAAAGTTGCTATTGATATTGCTTTAGCTGAGTTAAACAAAAATCAATATCAAGTCATCAATATTGAAGAAAAACCAACGAAAAGTAACCCAACCGCACCGTTTATTACTTCAACCTTGCAACAAGCTGCTAGCACTCGTTTAGGCTTCGGTGTTAAAAAAACAATGATGCTAGCACAGCGTCTGTATGAAGCGGGTTACATTACTTATATGCGTACTGACTCAACCAATTTAAGTCAAGATGCATTAACGATGGTGCGAGATTACATTGGTCAGAATTTTGGTGATAAGTATTTACCTAAATCAGCAAATGTTTACAGCAGTAAAAAGAATTCCCAAGAAGCACACGAGGCGATTCGCCCGTCCGATGTGAACGTTATTGCTGATAACATTAGTGATGTTGAAGCAGATGCATGTAAATTATATCAATTAATTTGGCGTCAATTTGTTGCCTGCCAAATGACATCGGCTGAATACAACTCAACAACGCTCACTGTAAAATCAGGTGATTTTACCTTAAAAGCTAAAGGGCGCACGTTGCGTTTTGATGGTTGGACTAAAGTGCAACCTCAGCTTTCTAAAAACAGTGAAGATAAAATATTACCTAGAGTTGCTGTTAATGACGAATTATCGTTAATTAGCTTAAATCCTAATCAACATTTTACCAAACCACCTGCGCGGTATAACGAAGCCTCTTTAGTTAAAGAGCTTGAAAAACGAGAAATTGGTCGACCTTCAACCTATGCAACTATCATTTCAACCATTCAAGATCGCGGTTATGTGCGTTTAGATAATCGCCGTTTTTATGCGGAAAAAATTGGTGAAATTGTAACAGATAGACTAAATGAAAATTTTAATGATTTAATGAGTTACGATTTTACTGCGCGGATGGAACATGCTTTAGATGAAATCGCCCATAAAAAACAAGAGTGGCGAGAAGTTCTTGACCAATTCTTTAGCGATTTTAGTGCCCATCTTGAAGTGGCGGAACAAGCACCAGATAAAGGCGGTATGCAACTTAATCCACTCGTATTAACACCTGAAATTAAATGTCCAAATTGCGGACGAGAAATGGGCATTAAAACTGCTGGAACAGGGGTGTTTTTAGCTTGTTCGGGTTATGCATTACCGCCTAAAGAACGCTGCAAGCAAACCATTAATCTCATTCCAGAACATGAAACATTAAATATTTTGGAAGAGGCCGAAACGGCAGAAACGGATGCTTTAAGGGCGCTTAAACGTTGTCCAAAATGTCATACAGCCATGGACAGTTATTTACTCGATAACGAACGCAAATTACATATTTGTGGTAACAATCCAATTTGTGATGGTTCTATCATTGAAAAAGGTAACTTCAAGGTTAAGAGTTACGAAGGTCCAATTATTGAATGTGAAAAATGTGGATCAGAAATGCACTTAAAATCAGGGCGTTTTGGTTTATATATGGGATGTACTAATCAAGATTGTAAAAATACACGTAAAATCTTAAAAAATGGTGATGTTGCACCACCAAAAGAAGATCCCGTTGATTTACCAGAGCTACCGTGTAGTAAATCTGATGCTCATTTTGTTTTACGTGATGGTGCCTCAGGTATCTTCTTGGCTGCGCATAACTTTCCAAAATCAAGAGAAACACGTGCACCATTGATTGAAGAGCTACAACGCTTTAAAGATCGCTTGCCAGAGAAATTTATTTATTTAACTCAAGCACCGAATAAAGATCCAGATGGAAATCCATCCATTGTACGTTTTAGTCGTAAAAGCAAACAACAGTATGTCACTTCCGAAGTTAATGGAAAATCGACTGGCTGGGTAATGCAATACATAGACGGTAAATGGGTAAATAGTAAAAAGTAG
- the cysB gene encoding HTH-type transcriptional regulator CysB, producing the protein MKLQQLRYIVEVVNNDLNVSLTSEKLYTSQPGISKQIKLLEDELGIQIFTRVGKHLSEVTPVGEKVISLAREILYKSNDIKIIAKEFSQPNQGSLTITTTYTQARYSLPIVIQQFMKQYPNITLHMEQGSSPQCIIQAQSGQADFAIVTDLSQLNDEMIALPCYHWNQAVIVKKDHPLAKSSLISIAELSQYPLVSYDFTNDGSDLNQAFIRSGQSPNIVFSTTDAELIKTYVKLGVGVGIVAKMAVSDAIADDDFVVLNAGHIFPYSTTYITFARSLFLRSYMYDFISQFSPHLNRQTIDKLMLCENNTEVLAMFNGVKLPVR; encoded by the coding sequence ATGAAATTGCAACAATTACGCTACATTGTTGAAGTGGTCAACAACGACCTCAATGTGTCGTTAACCTCCGAAAAACTCTATACTTCGCAACCTGGTATCAGTAAACAAATAAAATTGTTAGAAGACGAACTTGGCATTCAAATTTTTACAAGAGTCGGGAAACATCTTTCTGAAGTTACTCCTGTAGGGGAAAAAGTTATTTCCCTAGCGCGTGAAATTCTCTATAAGTCAAATGACATAAAAATTATAGCTAAAGAGTTTAGTCAGCCAAATCAAGGCTCATTAACGATTACGACAACTTATACTCAAGCTCGTTATAGTTTGCCAATAGTCATCCAACAATTTATGAAGCAATATCCAAATATTACTTTGCATATGGAGCAGGGCTCATCACCGCAATGTATTATACAAGCACAATCAGGACAAGCTGACTTTGCCATTGTTACTGATCTTTCACAACTTAATGATGAAATGATTGCATTGCCATGTTATCACTGGAACCAAGCAGTGATAGTTAAAAAAGATCATCCTTTGGCTAAAAGTAGTTTAATTTCTATTGCAGAGTTATCCCAATACCCCTTAGTCAGTTATGACTTTACTAATGATGGTTCTGACCTCAATCAAGCTTTTATTCGTTCAGGACAATCGCCAAATATTGTGTTTAGCACAACCGATGCAGAGTTAATTAAAACTTATGTTAAATTAGGTGTTGGCGTAGGAATTGTTGCTAAAATGGCGGTAAGTGATGCAATTGCTGATGATGATTTTGTCGTGCTTAATGCTGGGCATATTTTCCCTTACAGTACTACTTATATTACTTTTGCACGTTCTTTATTTTTACGTAGTTATATGTATGATTTTATCAGTCAATTTTCACCACATTTAAATCGTCAAACTATCGACAAACTGATGTTATGTGAAAATAATACTGAAGTTTTAGCAATGTTCAATGGGGTAAAATTGCCAGTTCGCTAG
- the hisIE gene encoding bifunctional phosphoribosyl-AMP cyclohydrolase/phosphoribosyl-ATP diphosphatase HisIE has protein sequence MLTENSNTKFDPLQFDTKQLDWQKVDNLMPVIIQHYVSGDVLMLGYMNQEALYQTQASGKVTFYSRTKQRLWTKGESSGNFLNVVSITSDCDNDTLLVLVDPIGPTCHTGTNSCFASAKTQWGFLFELEQLIAGRKNADPKSSYTAKLYHDGTKRIAQKVGEEGVETALAATVRDTEELKNESADLIYHLLVLLHDQNLSLQDVIGILKARHK, from the coding sequence ATGCTAACAGAAAATTCCAACACAAAATTCGATCCATTGCAATTCGATACAAAGCAACTTGATTGGCAAAAAGTCGATAATTTGATGCCTGTCATTATTCAACATTATGTCTCAGGTGATGTATTAATGCTGGGTTATATGAATCAAGAAGCCCTATATCAGACTCAAGCCAGTGGTAAAGTTACATTTTATTCACGCACTAAACAACGTCTATGGACCAAAGGCGAAAGTTCTGGCAATTTTCTAAATGTAGTAAGTATTACTTCAGATTGTGACAATGATACTTTATTAGTTTTAGTTGATCCAATTGGACCAACCTGTCACACAGGTACCAACAGTTGTTTCGCTTCTGCGAAAACTCAATGGGGTTTCTTATTTGAGTTAGAGCAGTTAATTGCTGGTCGCAAAAATGCCGATCCAAAATCTTCTTACACCGCTAAACTCTATCATGATGGAACTAAACGTATTGCTCAGAAAGTGGGTGAGGAAGGCGTTGAAACGGCTTTAGCAGCAACGGTACGTGATACTGAAGAGCTGAAAAATGAATCGGCTGATTTAATTTACCATCTACTCGTTTTACTGCATGACCAAAATCTGTCATTGCAAGATGTCATTGGTATTTTGAAAGCCAGACATAAATAG
- the hisF gene encoding imidazole glycerol phosphate synthase subunit HisF, which produces MLAKRIIPCLDVRNGQVVKGVQFRNHEIIGDIVPLAKRYAQEGADELVFYDITASSDGRVVDKSWVAKVAEVIDIPFCVAGGIKTVEDAGQILTFGADKISINSPALANPDLITQLADRYGVQCIVVGIDTWYDQESNSYHVYQFTGDEKRTVATKWNTLDWVKEVQKRGAGEIVVNMMNQDGVRNGYDLAQLKAVREVCHVPLIASGGAGTMEHFLQAFNEPDVDGALAASVFHKQIINIGELKQYLVQHGVNIRLC; this is translated from the coding sequence ATGTTGGCAAAAAGAATAATTCCTTGTTTGGATGTACGCAATGGACAAGTAGTGAAAGGCGTGCAATTTCGTAATCACGAAATTATTGGCGATATCGTACCTTTGGCTAAACGTTATGCCCAAGAAGGGGCTGATGAGCTGGTTTTTTATGATATCACTGCATCTTCCGATGGTCGTGTCGTTGATAAAAGTTGGGTTGCAAAAGTTGCCGAGGTGATTGATATTCCCTTTTGTGTAGCTGGTGGTATTAAAACAGTCGAAGACGCAGGGCAGATTTTAACTTTTGGTGCCGATAAAATTTCAATTAATTCACCCGCATTGGCTAATCCTGATTTGATTACTCAATTGGCTGACCGTTATGGTGTGCAGTGTATTGTGGTCGGGATTGATACCTGGTATGACCAAGAATCAAATAGCTATCATGTCTATCAATTTACCGGAGATGAAAAGCGTACAGTGGCAACCAAGTGGAATACCCTTGATTGGGTAAAAGAAGTACAAAAACGGGGGGCGGGTGAGATTGTTGTAAATATGATGAATCAAGACGGTGTACGTAATGGTTACGATTTAGCTCAATTAAAAGCCGTGCGTGAGGTTTGCCATGTACCATTAATTGCATCAGGTGGTGCGGGTACAATGGAACACTTTTTACAAGCCTTTAATGAACCAGATGTCGACGGTGCATTGGCCGCGTCAGTATTTCATAAACAAATCATTAACATTGGTGAACTTAAACAATATTTAGTGCAACATGGAGTAAATATTCGATTATGCTAA
- the hisA gene encoding 1-(5-phosphoribosyl)-5-[(5-phosphoribosylamino)methylideneamino]imidazole-4-carboxamide isomerase, which yields MIIPALDLIDGSVVRLHQGDYDQKRDYGSDPLLRLQEYQRQGAKLLHLVDLTGAKDPKARQITLIQTLIKGVQVPVQIGGGIRTQDDVEALLAAGAARVVIGSTAIKQPELVKQWFSKYGPEALVLALDVRIAADGNKYVAIHGWQEDSNQTLEQVIDDYLPHGLKHVLCTDISKDGTLSGSNVRLYREISQKYPQIAFQASGGIGQLDDVKALKDSGVAGVIVGRALLEGKFTVEEAISCWQKE from the coding sequence ATTATTATTCCAGCCCTTGATTTAATTGATGGTAGTGTCGTTCGATTACATCAGGGCGATTATGACCAAAAACGTGACTATGGAAGTGACCCTCTATTACGCTTACAAGAGTATCAACGACAAGGCGCAAAACTTCTACATCTTGTGGATTTAACCGGTGCAAAAGATCCTAAAGCTCGGCAAATTACTTTAATTCAAACTTTAATTAAAGGTGTCCAAGTACCAGTACAAATTGGTGGTGGTATCCGCACCCAAGACGATGTAGAAGCTCTTCTTGCAGCTGGCGCAGCACGAGTTGTGATAGGTTCAACAGCAATAAAACAGCCAGAATTAGTTAAACAGTGGTTTAGCAAATATGGGCCTGAAGCGTTAGTTTTAGCTCTGGATGTCCGCATCGCTGCTGATGGTAATAAATATGTTGCAATTCATGGTTGGCAAGAAGATTCTAACCAAACACTTGAACAAGTCATCGATGATTATTTACCTCATGGCTTAAAACATGTGCTTTGTACAGATATTTCTAAAGATGGAACGCTGAGCGGCTCAAATGTGAGATTATATCGTGAAATTAGCCAAAAATACCCGCAGATCGCCTTTCAGGCATCGGGTGGAATCGGTCAACTCGATGATGTTAAAGCTCTCAAGGATAGTGGCGTGGCGGGAGTGATCGTGGGACGAGCACTACTTGAAGGCAAATTTACGGTTGAGGAGGCAATTTCATGTTGGCAAAAAGAATAA
- the hisH gene encoding imidazole glycerol phosphate synthase subunit HisH: protein MNVVILDTGCANLSSVKYAIERLGYKPIISLEPEVVLECDKLFLPGVGSASAAMKKLKERNLIELIKACTQPVLGICLGMQLLAEYSSEGHVHTLGIIDEKVDKIPDVGLPLPHMGWNQVYPKAGHHLFRDIADGAYFYFVHGYAMPLCSATIAETNYGENFTAAVQKDNFYGVQFHPERSGSAGAQLLKNFLEM, encoded by the coding sequence ATGAATGTTGTCATTCTAGATACGGGTTGTGCAAACCTTTCTTCGGTAAAATATGCCATAGAAAGATTGGGTTATAAACCGATAATTAGTCTTGAGCCCGAAGTCGTACTTGAGTGTGATAAGCTGTTTCTACCCGGTGTAGGATCAGCTTCAGCGGCAATGAAAAAGTTAAAGGAACGTAATCTAATTGAACTTATTAAAGCGTGTACTCAACCTGTTTTAGGCATTTGCCTAGGTATGCAACTACTAGCCGAATACAGTAGTGAGGGGCATGTACATACATTAGGAATCATTGATGAAAAAGTCGATAAAATTCCAGATGTTGGTTTACCTTTACCTCACATGGGTTGGAATCAAGTTTACCCAAAAGCAGGTCATCATCTATTTAGAGATATTGCAGATGGTGCTTATTTTTATTTTGTTCATGGATACGCGATGCCACTATGCTCAGCAACTATTGCAGAAACCAATTACGGCGAAAACTTTACCGCTGCCGTACAAAAAGACAACTTTTACGGTGTACAGTTTCATCCCGAACGTTCTGGGTCAGCCGGTGCACAATTGCTAAAAAACTTTTTGGAGATGTAA